Part of the Etheostoma spectabile isolate EspeVRDwgs_2016 chromosome 21, UIUC_Espe_1.0, whole genome shotgun sequence genome is shown below.
TGTGTGTGCTATCTATTTGACAGCAAATATAAAACGTACGATTTAATATGGAATTGTAAGTTGTAAAAGGTAATTGAAACCTGTAATTACGGTGTTGTTAAGGTGGTTTTCACCTCATAACAATTGGATGCCACAGTTGGATGTGGCTGGTAAAATGGTTTGTGTTCCATTGTAGTTCTCTGTCAGTGGGCACCAAGACCGGCTACCAGCTCTTCTCAGTCACTGCTGTGGACAAACTGGACTGCATCCACAAGGGAGGTAAGATGGACTCTGTACTTTAGTCTCTGCAGAAGTTTAAGATTAAAAATGACAGGAAGTATGTCATGTCACGTAACAGCTCCCCTGCAGCAAATGTACTCCATTTGCAAATAGCATATACAATAAGTGCATTGTGACACAGGAGCATCCCCTCCCTAAGGTGACATTACTGCAGGCTAGACGTGTTCTGCATATGCAAACAAAGGAATGTTTAATTTTCTTATCATCaagatcaacaacaaaaaaagaggtttgGAGTcagtttaaggaagtttgagCTCAATAATGCTCAATTTGTCTGATGACACTACAGACAACACATTTTGAATTTCATGCCCTGGTCAATTTTGACATTATTCTACACTTGCTTATATAtaagtcattttcttttcctctgagCCCGAAATTTCCACTTCAGTAGCattatattaaaaagaaatatatacagaACACAACAAACCTCTTGTACTGCACTACATACTTAATTCAATTATATCTATATTCTGAAGGTTTTTACAAAGGGGTTTGTTCATATATCATGTGTAACCAGATTGATATAACATTTTATTCCTAAAACTTGacagagagttttttttatgtctgaCAGTATTTTTATGATTAATGGATTGATGAAAAGAGATATTTAAAGTTCCCTCTTTAAAAATCTTTtgatatgtcaaaaaaaataaacaagaacaAGGGTTTTAAACATTGTTCCAATTTTTGTTTTGGAATGCAAACTAGtacatattacattatatagataatgcctcatttgcataatgttTTCACGGTGATATCTATTACTATTAACATTTTTACCCTATTGACCTGTAGCGTCTTGCCTTTATGTTTAACAAGCACGGGTTGGTAGCTGAGCATGGCAGCAGTAAAGCCAGtgtcatttgtaattaatttgaTAGgaattgacacaaaaaaaagaaattgcatttGCTTTCTCTGCACCAGTGACATGAGCTAACGTTGCTTCTCTGAGTAACATTATTCAAAGTCTTTCTCTCGTCCCTCTCCCAGTAGAGTGTCCAGACGTGTACATAGTGGAGCGACTGTTCTCCAGCAGCTTGGTGGTGGTGGTCAGTCTGTCCATGCCACGGCGAATGAATGTCTACCACTTTAAAAAAGGTACAGAGATTTGTAACTACAGCTACTCCAACAACATCCTCTCCGTCAGGCTCAACAGACAGGTGAGACAGGAAATAGATCCTCTGTACTTTTAATCCTTTAAAGTTGTTGCTTCTGATTTGTTcaatcatatactgtatattctattATGGTGATCTGTCTCCGTCTGTCACTGTTGCCTCAGCGGCTGGTGGTGTGCCTGGAGGAGTCAGTCTACATCCACAATATCAAAGACATGAAACTACTCAAAACCCTGCTCAACACACCCATCAACCCCACGGGTACACTCCAACTGTTACACAGACATCTATGTGTAGACCAAATCAAAAAGCTGTACATTGATTCCTATTGACTTTGACCAAGTCTTGTTAATACTTAATTTTAAAGTGATATGTAACTCTTCCTGtaaaatttttacaagaaatgtTATCACACATAAAGAGTCATAAAGCACACTGACTGAAACTGTAATGCCAGCTGTAGAACAAGTTTGCTAACAGCAGCCACCAGAAGCTACTGGTCACCAAGTAAGGCTGTAGAAGAATGAATGTGTTATTTCTTCTTCCAGAACGTACCTGGGGTTGCTTTCAAGCTACTTTCCATGGTGCACAGTACCAATAGTCTTGCaatatacaataaatacagtacTCAAAATGATAAAGTACTCAAACCGTGCATGGTGTTCATATGCATATCCTGTTTCAGTTTTCTGGACTATACTAAACAAATAATAAACCCAGCCAGATAAGCGCCATTGTAATGCAACTGGCAAAGACTGGTCTAATAGGTGTGTTGAAGAATAaagacaggaaaagaaaaacaagggagaaaaagaaaaaaggaaactgcCTAAACCATCCTCTGTACTCCCTTGTAGGTCTCTGCGCTCTGTCCGTCAACCACAGTAACTCTTACCTGGCGTACCCTGGCAGCGCAACCATTGGAGAGATCACTGTCTACGATGCCAACAACCTGGTGAGGCTACATTAAACTCAAACAGGACAACAAAGGAGAAGAATTGCAGCTGTTGTTACATCTCTTGAAAACCCCACGGTAACAAGCAGCTCAGTGTTGTTGCCAGTGTCACCAGAAACCTATTTGCCCCTTTAGAGTACTCTGACGCTGATCCAAGCCCACGACAGTCCCCTGGCGGCCCTCACCTTCAATGCCTCTGGCTCCAAACTGGCCAGCGCTTCAGAGAAAGTGAGGACTCCTTTGGTTCATCCATCCTCCTGATTTTAATCGTCCCCCAGCCTGTCTGACCTCTTTCTCCTCTGCAGGGCACCGTTATCAGAGTCTTCAGCATTCCTGAAGGACAGAGACTGTTTGAATTCCGCAGAGGGATGAAAAGGTTAGCGCTCATGTTTTCGATTGTTCAGTCAGAAAGTATTAACAAGCAATCTGTGGACAAGATGATTCATGGTGGTTGCAAGCCAGAGATTAAACAAATGGCTCGTGACAGGAAGGTCAGCAGTTTAATGACCCTCCTATCACTCAACAGTTACTGTTAAGGTGAGTAAGACAGCTCCTGCTGCTCAGTGGCCAATGCTAGTTTGGTAGTTGGTTGTGGATGTTATGTGTCAATGACCCAGTATCAGTGATTAAGACTACAGAAATGTGAGTAGCTGGTTGTTGGAAACATTAGACTATGGACACTGTagtggccacacacacacacacacacacNNNNNNNNNNacacacacacacacacacacatttttgaaaTTTCTATCATGTGTGTTTGAGTAATGCATccttgtaaataaaaatgttttcttttttgtcctattctgtgtgtgtgtgtgtgtatcagatATGTTAGCATCAGTTCGTTGTCCTTCAGTGCGGACACCCAGTTCCTCTGTGCCTCCAGCAACACTGAGACAGTCCATATCTTTAAACTGGAGCAGCACAGCccaaggtaaacacacacacaattagttTCTGCTTGTTtaatattttcagttttctgtaGATAATCTAATTACTTACATGACTAACAATCTT
Proteins encoded:
- the LOC116671486 gene encoding WD repeat domain phosphoinositide-interacting protein 1 isoform X1; the encoded protein is MESQESQEAPDGPGVDRAFICASFNQDTTSLSVGTKTGYQLFSVTAVDKLDCIHKGVECPDVYIVERLFSSSLVVVVSLSMPRRMNVYHFKKGTEICNYSYSNNILSVRLNRQRLVVCLEESVYIHNIKDMKLLKTLLNTPINPTGLCALSVNHSNSYLAYPGSATIGEITVYDANNLSTLTLIQAHDSPLAALTFNASGSKLASASEKGTVIRVFSIPEGQRLFEFRRGMKRYVSISSLSFSADTQFLCASSNTETVHIFKLEQHSPSQDEESPTWSTYVGKMFTAASTYLPSQVSDMMHQDRAFATVRLNMFGLKNICALATIQKLPRLLVASSDGCLYIYNVDPQDGGECVLVQKHRLFDSSEEQVEEKEEENPEDVAQQQASQSYAATVALPSTPPSSTTLMGYSEDGGAQKGEVFPEHEFAEGPVCLDDENEFPPFGHQMN
- the LOC116671486 gene encoding WD repeat domain phosphoinositide-interacting protein 1 isoform X2, producing MESQESQEAPDGPGVDRAFICASFNQDTTSLSVGTKTGYQLFSVTAVDKLDCIHKGECPDVYIVERLFSSSLVVVVSLSMPRRMNVYHFKKGTEICNYSYSNNILSVRLNRQRLVVCLEESVYIHNIKDMKLLKTLLNTPINPTGLCALSVNHSNSYLAYPGSATIGEITVYDANNLSTLTLIQAHDSPLAALTFNASGSKLASASEKGTVIRVFSIPEGQRLFEFRRGMKRYVSISSLSFSADTQFLCASSNTETVHIFKLEQHSPSQDEESPTWSTYVGKMFTAASTYLPSQVSDMMHQDRAFATVRLNMFGLKNICALATIQKLPRLLVASSDGCLYIYNVDPQDGGECVLVQKHRLFDSSEEQVEEKEEENPEDVAQQQASQSYAATVALPSTPPSSTTLMGYSEDGGAQKGEVFPEHEFAEGPVCLDDENEFPPFGHQMN